Proteins from a genomic interval of Bacteroidales bacterium:
- a CDS encoding 6-carboxytetrahydropterin synthase produces the protein MAKVRVTKEFRFEMAHALWNYDGLCKNIHGHSYILQVTVIGEPCQDINSTKYGMVIDFGDLKKIVNEAIVSKMDHSLVISERSKHDTLLQTEQMFDRRHITSYQPTCENMVVEFAKIIASLLPANVKLYSVKLWETANSYAEWNIEDNSL, from the coding sequence ATGGCAAAAGTAAGAGTTACTAAAGAATTCCGTTTTGAAATGGCTCATGCCTTATGGAATTACGATGGTTTATGTAAAAATATTCATGGACACAGTTATATATTGCAAGTTACAGTTATTGGTGAGCCATGTCAGGATATTAATAGCACTAAATATGGTATGGTAATTGACTTTGGCGATTTAAAGAAAATAGTAAACGAAGCCATTGTTAGTAAAATGGATCACTCGTTAGTTATTAGTGAACGTTCTAAACATGATACACTTTTACAAACCGAACAAATGTTCGACCGTAGGCATATTACTTCGTATCAGCCCACATGTGAAAATATGGTTGTTGAGTTTGCAAAAATAATTGCTTCGCTTTTACCCGCAAATGTTAAATTATATAGTGTTAAATTATGGGAAACAGCCAATTCTTATGCAGAGTGGAACATAGAAGATAATAGTTTATGA
- a CDS encoding helix-turn-helix transcriptional regulator, with protein sequence MTDSFELLDIDALNEASEMLKAMAHPLRIAILRLLKAGKPLTVSEIHELLSIEQSAASHHLGILKTRGIVCAKRKGKNIYYTISHERISNVIDCIQKCRR encoded by the coding sequence ATGACAGACAGTTTTGAATTACTTGATATTGACGCACTTAATGAAGCTTCTGAAATGCTAAAAGCAATGGCTCATCCGCTTAGAATTGCTATTTTGCGTTTACTTAAAGCAGGTAAGCCCTTAACGGTATCAGAAATTCATGAACTTTTAAGTATAGAGCAATCGGCAGCTTCGCATCATTTAGGCATATTAAAAACAAGGGGAATAGTATGTGCCAAACGCAAGGGTAAAAATATATACTACACCATTAGTCATGAGCGTATTTCTAATGTGATAGATTGTATTCAAAAGTGTAGGCGTTAA
- a CDS encoding polyprenyl synthetase family protein → MSTLDLIKLPVKEDLKAFDDYFSNYLKSNASLLNLITSYVLKTKGKQIRPLLVFLSAKLFDNVNSSTFQAASLIELMHTATLIHDDVVDDSYERRGMFSVNALWKNKVAVLIGDYFLAKGLLLAVEKNEFKLLQIVSEAVKEMSEGELLQIEKARKLDINEDLYYKIIRKKTATLLAACTYSGSVSAGISEELSLKMKEMGYHIGMAFQIKDDLFDFNLNNKTGKPAGNDIREQKYTLPLIYTLKNCSIKEKKELLSLLKNFEKNKKSIQEINTIINEHHGFEYTQKVMMNYIQNAKEILSTMPQNEANKSLQLLIDYIVERNK, encoded by the coding sequence ATGAGCACATTAGATTTAATAAAATTACCAGTAAAAGAAGATCTCAAAGCTTTTGACGATTACTTTTCAAATTATTTAAAGAGTAATGCTTCGCTTTTAAATTTAATAACTTCGTATGTTTTAAAAACAAAAGGCAAGCAAATACGTCCTCTATTAGTTTTTTTATCGGCGAAACTTTTTGATAATGTAAACTCATCTACATTTCAGGCAGCTTCGTTAATTGAACTTATGCATACAGCAACCCTAATCCACGATGATGTTGTAGATGATAGTTACGAACGTAGAGGAATGTTTTCTGTTAATGCACTATGGAAAAATAAAGTAGCTGTTCTTATTGGCGATTATTTTTTAGCTAAAGGATTATTACTTGCTGTTGAAAAAAATGAATTTAAACTACTTCAAATAGTATCAGAAGCCGTTAAAGAAATGAGCGAAGGCGAACTTTTACAAATTGAAAAAGCACGTAAACTCGATATTAATGAAGATTTATATTACAAAATAATCCGTAAAAAAACAGCCACTCTTTTAGCAGCTTGCACTTATAGCGGAAGCGTATCGGCAGGCATTAGCGAAGAACTTTCACTAAAAATGAAAGAAATGGGCTACCATATTGGAATGGCATTTCAAATAAAAGACGATTTATTCGACTTTAACTTAAATAACAAAACCGGAAAACCAGCAGGCAATGATATACGCGAACAAAAATATACACTTCCGCTTATTTATACATTAAAAAATTGCTCGATTAAAGAAAAAAAAGAACTTTTATCGTTATTAAAAAATTTTGAGAAAAACAAAAAATCAATTCAAGAAATTAACACTATTATTAATGAACACCATGGTTTTGAATACACCCAAAAAGTAATGATGAACTATATTCAAAATGCCAAAGAAATTTTATCGACCATGCCTCAAAACGAAGCAAATAAATCATTACAACTACTTATCGATTATATTGTTGAACGTAATAAATAA
- a CDS encoding triose-phosphate isomerase has product MRTRIAAGNWKMNTSLEEGIALAKAINEFLINIQLDNKRVILGTPFTHLVSIVNVVDFKKISVAAQNCAKWEKGAYTGEVSAEMIRSTGAHYVIIGHSERRQYFNESYEDLKQKVNICLKNILKPIFCIGEKLEEREQNIHFEIVKKQIYESLFHLDEENIKRIVLAYEPVWAIGTGKTATPEQAQEMHAYIRSLIAEKYGIQVASEISILYGGSCNATNAATLFAQPDIDGGLIGGASLKVNDFIEIIKAL; this is encoded by the coding sequence ATGAGAACTCGTATTGCTGCCGGTAATTGGAAAATGAATACAAGCCTCGAAGAAGGTATCGCTTTAGCCAAGGCAATTAATGAATTTTTGATAAACATTCAACTTGATAATAAAAGAGTTATTTTAGGCACGCCTTTTACTCATTTGGTATCAATAGTAAATGTAGTAGATTTTAAAAAAATATCGGTAGCAGCTCAAAATTGCGCTAAATGGGAAAAGGGCGCATATACGGGCGAAGTATCTGCAGAAATGATACGCTCTACAGGAGCTCACTATGTTATTATTGGTCATTCCGAACGTAGGCAATATTTCAATGAATCGTATGAAGATTTAAAACAAAAAGTAAATATTTGTTTAAAGAATATTTTAAAACCAATTTTTTGCATTGGCGAAAAACTTGAAGAACGTGAGCAAAATATTCATTTTGAAATAGTGAAAAAGCAAATATACGAAAGCTTATTTCATTTAGACGAGGAGAATATTAAAAGAATAGTATTGGCATACGAGCCAGTTTGGGCTATTGGTACTGGTAAAACAGCAACACCCGAGCAAGCACAAGAAATGCATGCATATATTCGTTCGTTAATTGCCGAAAAATACGGAATACAGGTAGCATCAGAAATTTCTATTTTATATGGAGGGAGTTGTAATGCTACTAATGCTGCAACTTTGTTTGCTCAACCCGATATCGATGGCGGTTTAATAGGAGGTGCATCGCTTAAAGTAAACGATTTTATCGAAATTATTAAAGCTTTGTAA
- a CDS encoding DoxX family protein codes for MKIVRNISRFFVGLVFLFSGFVKAVDPWGTAIKFNDYFYAMGLEFLVPWAFVLGVIMIAAEFIIGFSLITCTQVKLASWGALIFMIIFTPITLWLALENPVSDCGCFGDAVKLTNWQTFYKNIIILIPTILIFVQRNKFNSKFSNLMQWNIAGVGAIIVGFIMWYSYVHLPIIDFLPFKEGTYLPEQMSVPEGAPKDEYAQMITLKDTTTNQQIVIDVNKYSSDSTYWGKGTKYKYISISEPKLVKRGYIPPIHDFNIFDSQNNNYIDTALNYKSYVFLFTSPKIEKASNKNIEKVNAIYQYAIKNNYLFYALTASLQKDIDAFIIQNKILFPFYMCDEVTLKSMVRSNPGLMLLKNGTVIKKWSYFDFPDIVEIEQLTIKK; via the coding sequence ATGAAGATTGTAAGGAATATATCAAGATTTTTTGTTGGTTTAGTATTTTTATTTTCGGGTTTTGTTAAAGCAGTTGATCCATGGGGAACTGCTATTAAATTTAACGACTATTTTTATGCAATGGGATTAGAATTTCTAGTTCCTTGGGCTTTTGTGTTAGGTGTTATTATGATTGCAGCCGAGTTTATTATAGGTTTCTCATTAATTACATGTACCCAAGTAAAATTAGCTTCATGGGGAGCTCTTATTTTTATGATCATTTTTACGCCTATTACTCTTTGGTTAGCATTAGAAAATCCGGTTTCAGATTGTGGTTGTTTTGGCGATGCTGTTAAACTAACTAATTGGCAAACATTTTATAAGAATATTATTATACTAATTCCTACTATTCTTATTTTTGTTCAACGTAATAAATTTAATTCAAAATTTTCAAACTTAATGCAATGGAATATTGCTGGAGTGGGAGCCATAATTGTTGGTTTTATTATGTGGTATTCGTATGTTCATTTACCCATTATCGATTTTTTACCTTTTAAAGAAGGAACTTACCTGCCTGAACAAATGTCAGTTCCTGAAGGTGCACCCAAAGACGAATATGCTCAAATGATTACCTTAAAAGATACCACTACAAACCAACAAATAGTAATTGATGTTAATAAATATTCATCAGATTCTACTTATTGGGGTAAAGGAACAAAGTATAAATACATTAGCATTTCGGAACCTAAACTTGTTAAAAGAGGGTATATACCGCCTATTCACGATTTCAATATTTTTGATAGTCAAAATAATAATTATATTGATACTGCCTTAAATTATAAAAGTTATGTCTTTTTATTTACAAGTCCTAAGATTGAAAAAGCTTCTAATAAAAATATTGAAAAAGTGAATGCAATTTATCAATATGCTATTAAAAATAATTATTTGTTTTATGCTTTAACTGCTTCGTTGCAAAAAGATATAGATGCATTTATTATTCAGAACAAAATACTTTTCCCATTTTATATGTGCGATGAAGTAACTTTAAAATCAATGGTTCGAAGTAATCCTGGCTTAATGTTATTGAAAAATGGTACAGTCATAAAAAAATGGTCGTATTTTGATTTTCCAGATATTGTAGAAATTGAACAATTAACTATTAAAAAATAA
- the tmk gene encoding dTMP kinase, whose protein sequence is MPLIVLEGLDGAGKSTQVKMLTEYFEKLGKQVFFKHFPRLDSPYWGEMIASFLRGEYGDINQVHPQLVAALYAGDRWDASYEMLQHLKQGRVVFLDRYVYSNLAYQCAKVDNEEEKDRLRNWILQFEFDYFKIPKPNINLFLDVPQSFVEQKLKEQRTGDDRTYLKGKSDIHEKSLTFQQKVRQEYLYLCQHYELIYIDCSLNGTLAPIEVVFNRLLEKIVKAC, encoded by the coding sequence ATGCCTCTCATTGTTTTAGAAGGTTTAGATGGTGCAGGTAAGTCAACTCAAGTTAAAATGTTGACTGAATATTTCGAAAAACTTGGAAAGCAGGTTTTTTTTAAACATTTTCCACGTTTAGATTCGCCATACTGGGGCGAGATGATCGCTTCTTTTTTAAGAGGTGAGTATGGCGATATAAATCAAGTGCATCCGCAACTTGTAGCAGCTCTATATGCAGGAGATCGTTGGGATGCTTCTTACGAAATGCTTCAACACTTAAAGCAGGGAAGGGTTGTTTTTCTGGATCGTTATGTATATTCAAATTTGGCATATCAATGTGCAAAAGTTGATAATGAAGAGGAAAAGGATCGTTTACGTAATTGGATTTTACAATTTGAATTCGATTATTTTAAAATTCCTAAACCTAATATAAATTTGTTTTTAGATGTACCACAATCATTTGTAGAACAAAAACTTAAAGAACAACGCACCGGAGATGATAGGACATATTTAAAAGGTAAATCCGATATTCACGAAAAAAGCTTAACTTTTCAGCAAAAAGTACGTCAGGAATATTTGTACTTATGCCAACATTATGAACTTATTTATATAGATTGTAGTTTAAATGGCACCTTAGCACCTATTGAAGTTGTGTTTAACCGTTTATTAGAAAAAATTGTTAAAGCTTGTTAA
- the folP gene encoding dihydropteroate synthase gives MGIINITPDSFYAHSRIQDIDQAIKKTASMLEHGATIIDIGAASSRPHSLIIPSDEEIKRVRPIAEALSKTFPNVWFSIDTYNSDTATMCVEEYGFYMINDISAYAIDPHMFNTITRLNVPYVLMHMQGTPENMQNNPSYNDVSNDVFQFLGKRKHELTAQGLNNIIIDPGFGFGKTLEHNYQLLKHLNDFRSLECPILVGLSRKSMVFRLLNIMPDESLNGTSALHTIAILNGADIIRTHDVKEAKEIIDIVQFYFNA, from the coding sequence ATGGGCATTATAAACATTACACCTGATTCATTTTATGCCCATAGTAGGATTCAAGATATTGACCAAGCCATAAAAAAAACAGCCTCAATGCTCGAACATGGAGCAACCATTATTGACATTGGAGCTGCTTCGTCAAGACCCCATTCTCTTATCATTCCATCAGATGAAGAGATAAAACGTGTAAGACCTATAGCTGAAGCTTTAAGTAAAACGTTTCCCAATGTATGGTTTTCGATTGATACTTATAATTCAGACACCGCAACTATGTGCGTCGAAGAATATGGCTTTTATATGATTAACGATATTTCGGCATACGCCATCGACCCTCATATGTTCAATACCATTACTCGTTTAAATGTTCCTTATGTGCTGATGCATATGCAAGGTACACCCGAAAACATGCAAAATAATCCTTCGTACAATGATGTTTCAAATGATGTATTTCAATTTTTAGGAAAAAGGAAACATGAATTAACTGCCCAAGGACTCAACAATATTATTATCGACCCAGGATTTGGTTTTGGTAAAACACTCGAACATAATTATCAATTATTAAAACACCTTAACGATTTTCGATCATTAGAATGTCCAATATTAGTGGGTTTATCTAGAAAATCGATGGTATTTCGTTTATTAAATATTATGCCAGACGAATCGCTCAACGGGACTTCGGCTTTGCATACTATAGCTATACTTAATGGAGCCGATATTATACGCACCCATGATGTTAAAGAAGCAAAAGAAATTATCGATATTGTTCAGTTTTATTTTAATGCTTAA
- a CDS encoding TIGR00159 family protein produces the protein MIPLFINITFFDIIDILLFAFVLYKIYMLIKGSLAINIFIGIAIIYVLWMAVRAFKMQLLAGLLGQIMGVGMIALVIVFQQEIRRFLLIIGSKYFAVNYKLKILSLFKKQKKAKPILNASSIFVALKNLSENKIGALIVIANKMSLDNYSHIGDSLNANISSRLIEGIFNKESPLHDGAIIIHNNKIASARCILPISNKTDLPPHFGTRHRAALGMSEYTDSIIIVVSEENGAISYAFDGKIYYDVSIEDIKKQLEENFTLI, from the coding sequence ATGATTCCTCTTTTTATTAATATTACTTTTTTCGACATTATCGATATATTACTTTTTGCCTTTGTCCTTTATAAAATATATATGTTAATAAAGGGTTCGCTTGCCATTAATATTTTTATTGGTATTGCTATCATTTATGTATTATGGATGGCTGTAAGAGCTTTTAAAATGCAATTATTAGCCGGCCTACTAGGACAAATTATGGGGGTTGGAATGATTGCATTAGTCATTGTATTTCAACAAGAAATTCGACGATTTTTGTTAATTATTGGTTCAAAATATTTTGCTGTTAATTACAAACTTAAAATTTTAAGTCTATTTAAAAAACAAAAAAAGGCCAAGCCTATTTTGAATGCATCATCTATTTTTGTAGCACTAAAAAATTTATCTGAAAATAAAATCGGTGCTCTTATAGTTATTGCCAATAAAATGAGCTTAGACAATTATTCGCACATAGGCGACTCCTTAAATGCCAATATTTCGAGTCGCCTTATTGAGGGCATATTCAATAAAGAAAGTCCACTTCACGATGGTGCTATTATTATTCACAACAATAAAATTGCTTCGGCACGCTGTATTTTGCCTATAAGTAACAAAACAGACCTTCCACCCCACTTTGGAACTCGTCATAGAGCAGCACTTGGAATGTCTGAATATACCGATTCTATTATTATTGTTGTATCTGAAGAAAATGGTGCCATTAGTTATGCCTTCGACGGAAAAATATACTACGACGTTAGTATCGAAGACATAAAAAAACAGCTAGAAGAAAATTTTACTCTTATTTAA
- a CDS encoding TIGR01777 family protein, translating to MKIAITGYNGFVGQYLRNYFASKGLEIIPIERKLLYGDLHALTSLIEESNIVIHLAGATLNKYWTKKYMQKIYNSRILTTNQLVKAISLCKNRPQVLISTSAIGIYDNKHSHDENSRYLAGTFLGKVCKDWELAALNAENFGVDVYILRFGIVLGLNGGMIKKMLPLFKIGLGGSIGNGNQALSFIHIDDLVRIYDAIISGQLKKGIYNAVSPYPTTNKQFSKQMAHILKRPLFFAIPKFVFRILFGKGAELLTQGQLVYPHSLLEQGFKFKYETIDSALHAILKPQK from the coding sequence ATGAAAATTGCCATAACCGGATATAACGGATTTGTTGGTCAATATTTAAGAAATTACTTTGCTTCAAAAGGCTTAGAAATTATTCCCATTGAAAGAAAACTACTTTACGGCGACCTTCATGCATTAACTTCATTAATAGAAGAGTCTAATATAGTTATCCATTTAGCAGGAGCTACATTAAATAAGTATTGGACAAAAAAATACATGCAAAAAATATATAATAGTAGAATTTTAACCACAAACCAACTTGTAAAAGCAATATCGTTATGTAAAAATCGACCTCAAGTACTTATTTCAACATCGGCCATTGGCATATACGATAATAAACATAGTCATGACGAAAACAGTCGCTACTTAGCAGGAACTTTTCTTGGCAAAGTATGCAAAGATTGGGAATTAGCAGCACTCAATGCCGAAAACTTTGGAGTAGATGTGTATATACTACGCTTTGGAATTGTCTTAGGACTTAATGGTGGTATGATAAAAAAAATGCTACCTTTATTCAAAATTGGTTTAGGTGGTAGTATTGGCAATGGTAATCAAGCTTTAAGTTTTATTCATATTGACGATTTAGTTCGTATTTACGACGCCATAATATCAGGTCAACTTAAAAAAGGTATCTATAATGCTGTAAGCCCTTACCCAACTACAAATAAACAATTTTCTAAACAAATGGCTCACATTTTAAAACGACCACTTTTTTTTGCTATCCCAAAATTTGTTTTTCGAATATTATTTGGTAAAGGAGCTGAATTATTAACACAAGGACAATTAGTTTATCCTCATTCGCTATTAGAACAAGGATTCAAGTTCAAATACGAAACAATTGATAGTGCCCTTCATGCAATATTAAAGCCCCAAAAATAA